GGAGTACCTGCCCTTAGCAGCCTCTATTTAAATATACTCTTTCATGCTAATCACAGTAATATCAGCCAATTTTTCTGAGCCCATATCATTTGGGCTTAAACCTCAATAAACGATCAGTCCTAGTTATCCTAAGACTGAAACATGCGCAACATACCAAATTTACTCATTTCCTAAAAACAAACCGTAGGCGATTGTAATCACCACACCTAGAAGAAAGACGTTGCAAACAAAGTAGGTCTACATGAGTTTACATGAGTTTTGTTTTGTAATTGGGAGACGTCTAATTTACAACTTCACTAACACTAAATATAAGCAACCATGAAGGGACAAACCCCCTTTGTATCCTGCACCGGAACGTTGAACCTTTCTCCCGATAAAAGAGGGATCAGGTACAACATGAAGTCTGGTGCTCATAAGAAATCACGGTACAACAGAAGCAGAAAAggagacaaaaagaaaaggacaccTTCTCCTCTAGGGCAAACATATACAACTCAAGAGAGGAAAATACATGACCGACCAAAATCACAAGACCGTGTTGATGTGCAATGCTTTCAACAATGAGGTGGCCATTTGTTTGACCAACACTTGTTGACCGCCACGTTGCCCATCCCTGCGTTCCTCAATGAGGTTTTGTAGCTTTTGGGGAAGGTCGTTCTCTACTATGAGCTGCTTCGGTCGAGGATGGTGCTCATAGACAACCTGGAAAAGTTCCATAGGATTGATATAACATCACATAAGTTCATATTCTACATAACAAAAAGAAACATTCATTGGCATTGAGTGACCTATAAAAATGTATATTTGATCATTGTCAGTTAGCACTTGATTTATATAACCATTAACCACGAACAGATAAACCAAAGACAAAGGAAAACCTTTATGAGTTTCAGCAGAGTTAAGCGGGCAATAGCTTCTCGATGGTCAAGCCGGGCAATAAGCAATGTTGTCAAACCATTGGTGGCCATTGCTGTATTTATCCGAGAAGATTTTCTGCagtagacattgcatgcaatgtaTGAATCAGTACTCTTAGCATGATAGTTGATAATGAGGAAATGTGGCCCTATATTCTTACGTGATTATCTTCAAGAAAGCATCCAATATATGGACAAAATATTGTTCTGGACAGTCTTGGAaaaatttcactaatttttgaatTGCCTCTTTCTTCAACAATGCTTGTTCTACTTTTCTGTGATCATTATCGTGAGCCAGGCAAACAGCAATAGAATCTAATGCAGTGCATGCCCATGCATCATCCTCCAACAGATTTAAGTACACATCTAGCCCTCCATGAGCCCTCAACTGCTCTCTCGAGTTGCGAGAAGCATGGGCCATATCGCACAGCAAAGGCAAGGCATACTGCCTTAGCGGTGAGTCTGACATGACAAAATTCATCAAGTGAGGGATGATCCCATTTTCAGCTGCTTGTTCCTGCCTTCTTTTATTTATCTTGCAAAGGTTGAACAAAGCATTGAGGACCTAGAGACAGGAAGGAAGAGGCAGTGATGATGTGCTCAGAAACTCTTTCAAAAAGGCATGTTTTTCCCCCTATTAAGCATGTTTGAGtacaaatctttaaaaaaaaagtgcacACCTCGCTAtgtatttgataaattagaggcCCATCATGAAGTTcaataattggtatcagatgCTTGATTGCATCTGTGCGTTGGAGTGTCTCTAGACAATTAGGATCACCTGACAAATGATTAATGCACCTAAGAATCTGCACAAGGATAGAAGGTACCAGAACaaaaaacagaaaacaaaaacaaatcaaTCACCTGACCAAGTAGATAGCAGAAACAATAATTAAAATGCTTTAGGCTTTACCTTAAGAAGAATAGGAGGTTCTATCTTGTTGAACATCTGGAAAAGCCGTGCAAGAAGGCTTTGACTAGACATAAGAGATTTTACCACGGTGTCTGCCTGTGCAAACTCCAAAAGAAGATCTGACACTTTCTCAAGATATGCACGTGCCACATCTGCGCTCATGGAAGAGAACATCTGAGCTAATGGACCAGATGATGTTGTACTTCCTGGTCTTAAATTGAGCACTCCTGATCCAGATAACACACCAGATACTGTCTGCGATGCAGCTCCAGATGTTGATGCTCCTTCATTAGAAGCTGTTGCACCCGCCGATGGTCCATATTTCATACTTTGAACTCTATTTGAAGCTTTTATACTAGAGTCAGGATGACCATTCTCCATTCCTTGTCTAGAAACCTCTGCATGAAATTCAAAGACCAATGTATCAACACATAGAGGGGTTGTACCATAGCATCAAACGTTTCCTACACATCTTCATAAAAAGAAAGTGGATTATTCGTTTGTACTCAAAATGTACCTATGGTGCATACAAAACTGTTAGTGTGCTGCAGTATAGTGCGGTTATTTGTAGATAATGTCACTGGTGATTTATACTGAGTAGGCTTACAAAAGTCAGCTGCAGGCAAATAATTGAAGCAAGATACTCTCAAGTGATACAGGATATGTGAACAGGACAGCCCGGGACTGTTCCCCTGTTCTCATCTTGGACTGAAATGCTATAGATCTACTGTATAACCCAGGAGGGTTCTTTCTCTTTAGTCTTTCCTTTTTACTTGGTCTGTTACTCTGGAGTATAGGTGCTTTCAAATGAACTTGTGCCACATTACATGAACATAGGTTGGATAGTCATACTATGAACTCTCGTTTGCTTGATCCTAACACTGGAAACAGGGaactattccttttttttttgggggggggggggggcgctatTCCTTGTTCGGAAGAAAAATTGGGATTAGTGGAACCATGAAGTAAATCAAAAGAGGCAAACGTGGCAAGATATATAACATAAAGAAATCtcaataatacatttttaggACTCCAATAACCGACTGGTATTTAACATACCCCTAAATGGAAAGAACCAAGAAATGAGACATTAAGAATATGATGGGATGTAAAAAAGGGGGAGGTGCAGAATGATAATATTCAAGCTTTTTTTTCCCCATGTGTAACGAAACCAAAAACTTTACAAATGGATTAAAAGTAAACTCTTCAAAAAGATATGAGTTGAACATAAAGCAAACTACTTAAGTGATACGAACATATGCAGAGTGCACAGTGGGTGGATAAACTAATATGCTAAGAACTGAAGTCTGAAAATAATGGGTACAGAATAAAGTACCAGCAAATTCCGTCATTAGTAAGTCAAGTTCGCCATTTGTTTTCCTCTTTGTCGAAGCATGTAATAATGGCAATATTGTTTCATGCCTTTCCAATCCAGATAAGTGGCGGACATAATCAAGTTGTCCAGATACATGCCGAGAAGCTGGTTCTTTCTCCAACAAACTCAGTAGGGGGCGGATTTGGTCATTTTGACTGCTATTATGACCATTTGATGCTAGTTCTATGTGCTTCGGCGATCTGTCTGTAGATGTCCTTCCTGCAGAAACACTAAGCCTCTGTGGCCTAACCAAGTCATTCTCATGCCTCTCCATGGTACCAGCACCAGTTCTATCGCTGAACCTAGGAGATGATGAAGGATCCATTAATATATGGTGCTTATCTGCATCTGCTTGTAGTGATTGCATAGAACCAGATGAATGGTGATGATCCAGCCTCGCCTTGGAAATTTCTAGTATTGACGGATCTAGTTGGCCAGATCTTCGTCGGGGGGTTGAGCCATTCTGTGTTACCGAAGCACCTGACCCTGAGATGGGGGCAAATCTTGTTGCTTCGTTCAAGCTATGGAGAATATTAACCAGCCTAAGAAGTATCCCCTTTTTTGCCGCTATACGGCAGAAGTCATTTCTCAGAGTTGAATGCTGGAGCTTGAAGACCTGCCATATGCCATCAATTGCAAGATGGACCATATCCCTGCTAATTCAAATATGTTCCGAATTATTAGTTAGATACAAGCATTTAATAAGACCAAACAGTACATAGGAAAAACCTGAAGAGAATATTTATGACAACAACCAGTAGAGTTACCTGTATTTTGCATAATCAGGCTCCAAAAAACCCACCAAAACAGGGATCCCTTGGCATGCAATGAACATTTGCAATGTCAAGTTGCTGGAGATGGAAACTGAAAATTAGTACACCAAAGTATTTATCCTTCCACTTGTTACTAAAATATGTTGGACACCATCAACTATATAGGGAAAAAAAACCTGGCCTGACAAAGCTGCTGGAGAAACAAGGATGCTTGCACTCGAACATCCTTTGGATGATTTGGTTCCGAGAAATTCATCACCAGAGGAATCTgcaataaattttaaatatcaATTATCTATTCCACATTGTCAACAGAATATAGAGGTCATGAATTGCTCTGGAACAATAGTCTCACAAagccaacaaggcaagcatTTTCTAGGAAGCCTGGATTATCTTTTACAATACAGTTGATGAGCTGCAGAACAGCGCATATAATCTGCAGACAACAAACAGTCAACTTTTCAGTGTAAGGAGCCAGCAAAAGTTGGTGATACCAAAAGTAAAACTTCATACACGGTTTCTGGGAAGTTCAAGAAGTTCCATCAGCGGGAGGAAACCATTCTGTGTCACGTAATTCTGTTTTTGCTCAGGCCGGTGACTGAAGAACAACAAAAGCTTTTGGCACGCTGACAATATTACTTCTTCACTTTCAGTGGGTTTCAGTTGTGCTACTATTTTGTTGTATTCCACAGACTGCAAAAATATAGAACAAAAACGCAACCCAAGGTCAAGCCATGGCAATTAGAAGTGTATGAAAGCAATGCACACTTCACAGGACAGTCTAAATATCAACAGAAGTGCCACTACACTGAGAAGGAATTATTAAATTTTTGGGGGGTGtttgtttttgcctttttgGCAAGGGGAGCTTATTTGTGAATAAGTCATCTTAAAAGCAAGTATCATATATTTCAAACAGAATAAACTGCTCTATATAGTACTAACCATGTCATGAACAAACAGGGGCATGCTTTTACACAAGAATCACCAAGCAAACTAGCGGTCATGTGAcattttaatttcaaaaatGCCTTCAACAACATTTCCAGGTTTAAAAAATGACACATTCTGCAACAGAGCAGATAACCGCTACCAAGTACCAAGGTCCATAATAATGCCATGTTACTGTGGATGGACATTTAAATAGGTgtcatatatataaatatagattTAAGGGATTGTAAGGGTTGACCAAGAGCATCGCCAAAGTATTGGCATTAACAGCAGTTGCAGAATGCATCACAGTAGTAGAACTAGAACAATGGCACACCTGTTACCTGTATAGGGAAAAGACTCTCTCCAGCAATATTGTCACTAAAACCCTGTAAAATGGTTGGTAATACATTGAATCAGAGCTACGATAAACAGAATTTCATCCATTTTTATATTATCAAAGGAACATGTACAGAAAAGATAATGGTAGTGACTAGTGCAATACCGATCCATCGATATCTTCTTCCCTGAATTGCATGGCCAATCGAATAAGCTTCCCAGCCCCATAATCTCCTTGTTTGTCAATTGGTGGAAATAAGTCTTCCAACGAGGCATCACCAGGTTTGTCACTAAATCTACTTAGCTCATTCGGCCCCTCAACAACTGAAGGTTCGGCCACCTATCAAGAGAGGATACATTTAAGGGCAATTCACATTTAAAGAACTTCTAACAGACGTATTAATAAGAAAACCAGAATAGTGTGAACAGTTCAAGACCTTGATAGTGAAGCAACATTGAGAACTATACAACTACTGAAAAGTAATATAGAACAAACAAGAGGAACCAACAAGATTGATCGAGGAATGAGAGGTTGAAGATGTGGGATACAATGATTTACTAGTTGCATTTAAACGGCTACACAGTTGTAAATCAGAATTTACCTGCAGATCAAGGAATGGGGGGTGGAAGATTTGTGTTAGAATGATTACTTGTTGCATATGGCATATTTGAAAATCATTATATACCAAAGTGGCAACCTACCTGTAACCTAAATCAAAATTGACTGGATCATGCATCAGAATCAGATTGGATTGAAGGTTCAGAAAATCCCAATCAGTCCTTCACACAGATAAGTCAAGAAAGTTCAAGTCTCTTCCTATATTTTCTTTCAACTTTCCCCACTCCCACTTGTACAACAAATAGTTGATTAAGAAAGTTTATGTAAAGTGCATAAAAAACAAACACGTGTATCATAGTGACTCATTAAATTCTTGACCAAGGAAGTACTGACTGTTTCTTTGTGCAAGGTCAAAATACTGTGCAGAAAGCTCTCTCACCTTTTGGAAGTCGATATTCTGTCTTCCAGCCTGAAAGGAGAACACATCACCATCCTCAAGACTTGAACTTTCTTTACTTTCAAGCTCTATCTTACTTGGCAGACCACCTTGCAATAGTTCATGTGTCATTACTTTGCCATCTAAATCAGCATCTCCAGATGAAGATTCCAGCGCTAGATTCTCATGAAAAACTAATGCAGGGTCTTTGTTAAGAACCATGCTATCTTTCATCAGTTCCACATTGTTTGAACCACTTCTCTCAGTAGGTTTTAACTTTTCATCATGAAGCTGGTCAGCTTTATCTTGTGCACAAGAGTCCGGAATCAGTTCTTTTCTTCCATTCTCCTAGAGcaatataaacaaaaaaatagttTATAATCTGCAAGCCTAAGGATCTTGTGGGTCCACTGCAAAAGATTTGGAAGGATCATACTATGAGTTGAAAATGATGTGTAAAAAACCCTGAAAGGGTTACCTGTTCAATACTAGAAGCAATAGGCTTTTGAGTATCTTCTGGTAGGCCGCAAAAACCAGAGTTATTATCGCCACTTGAGCCTTCATCGTCCCCGTCAATATTCCTGATTGTACCAACAGAAAGAGCTTTTAAGTGGCTTATCAAGGTCACTTTGGAAAGACGTTCAAATAATCTGTGAACAAACAATCTTGACAATATAAAAAACATACATATGTATGACTACGCTTGCTGATATTGCTATGTTATAAAGCACAAGCAAAAGTCCATGAGTTATAACAATTAAATGAACAGGAAAAAGACATATGTTCAATCTCTGCAACACAGGTTTATAGAAACAAAATAACAGTTGTAAGTGTCATATGTTGCTTAACCAATCACCAATTGTAAACAATAGCAAAGAACAAAGGATGTAGCAAGAGTTAAATAAGATTCTAAGCTATCATCATACAGATTCTCATAAATCACAATACTTCAAGAACTGCCTAGAGCAGGTTCACTCTATACTGCAGTGTAAATTGGTGGAAAAGGTAAAATTATAGAGTTATCATGCAGTCCATTGCTGTATGTACTTTTCTAGCCTGCAGTCCTGTACATCGGTTCATCAAACTATTCAATGTCACCAATCCCAGTTGAAAGGATGAGCTTATAAATTGGTTTCTCAGATTTTTAACTCTCACTTATACCTCAATGATCGAGCAGGTTGCAGAAGGGAAGATGGCAAAGCTTTCCTTGAGGTTTGCAACCATGGATGCGTCAATAATGTCTTTGCATCCGGCCTTTGCATCGCATCCTACAATTGCTTTCAAAGTCAGAACAAGTAAATAGAGAAACTAATTGAGCCCTCAAACAATACCAAGAAAAACAACAGAGAACCTTTTGGAAACATTGCCGGAGAAAATCAGTAATCTCAGGAGACAATCCTTCTGGTATCGGTGGTTGCACATCCTATACAGTACAAATAGTATTGTCACATAGCTGAATAAAGAGTGACTTGCAAAAATGTAAGGACAAGCGAAACAGCTGTATGCAAGTTACCTGAACAATGCGATATAGTGCAGGCATGGGCTGGAGGTCGTAGTATGGAGGGACACATGTGAGCAACTCAATAACGGTGCAACCAACACTCCATATATCAGAAGCAGCACAAACACCAGACATTTCGATGACCTAATGCAGTCATGTGTTgataagaaaatgatgaatGAAACTCAAAAGGTCACTGACATATTATTCAAATACAATTTTGGATGGCGAGAGATTAAAGTCCATAGGAACCTCGATGACAATCAATTTATCCTATTAGTAGTATTTATTATCTATTGGAGTAAGATACATTGTCAATGATAGCAGTACCATGTACAATTTTGCAATTTAACTCGATTGAAATGTCCTGGCTGAATATTGTTAAACACTTTGGCCTGGAGTGGATTTGTTTAGCCAACCATGCTTCCA
This genomic window from Phragmites australis chromosome 7, lpPhrAust1.1, whole genome shotgun sequence contains:
- the LOC133925166 gene encoding MAP3K epsilon protein kinase 1-like isoform X2, whose translation is MASRQHNAQFHKSKTLDNKYMLGDEIGKGAYGRVYKGLDLENGDFVAIKQVSLENIPQEDLNIIMQEIDLLKNLNHKNIVKYLGSLKTKSHLHIILEYVENGSLANIIKPNKFGPFPESLVAVYIAQVLEGLVYLHEQGVIHRDIKGANILTTKEGLVKLADFGVATKLTEADINTHSVVGTPYWMAPEVIEMSGVCAASDIWSVGCTVIELLTCVPPYYDLQPMPALYRIVQDVQPPIPEGLSPEITDFLRQCFQKDAMQRPDAKTLLTHPWLQTSRKALPSSLLQPARSLRNIDGDDEGSSGDNNSGFCGLPEDTQKPIASSIEQENGRKELIPDSCAQDKADQLHDEKLKPTERSGSNNVELMKDSMVLNKDPALVFHENLALESSSGDADLDGKVMTHELLQGGLPSKIELESKESSSLEDGDVFSFQAGRQNIDFQKVAEPSVVEGPNELSRFSDKPGDASLEDLFPPIDKQGDYGAGKLIRLAMQFREEDIDGSGFSDNIAGESLFPIQSVEYNKIVAQLKPTESEEVILSACQKLLLFFSHRPEQKQNYVTQNGFLPLMELLELPRNRIICAVLQLINCIVKDNPGFLENACLVGFIPLVMNFSEPNHPKDVRVQASLFLQQLCQASNLTLQMFIACQGIPVLVGFLEPDYAKYRDMVHLAIDGIWQVFKLQHSTLRNDFCRIAAKKGILLRLVNILHSLNEATRFAPISGSGASVTQNGSTPRRRSGQLDPSILEISKARLDHHHSSGSMQSLQADADKHHILMDPSSSPRFSDRTGAGTMERHENDLVRPQRLSVSAGRTSTDRSPKHIELASNGHNSSQNDQIRPLLSLLEKEPASRHVSGQLDYVRHLSGLERHETILPLLHASTKRKTNGELDLLMTEFAEVSRQGMENGHPDSSIKASNRVQSMKYGPSAGATASNEGASTSGAASQTVSGVLSGSGVLNLRPGSTTSSGPLAQMFSSMSADVARAYLEKVSDLLLEFAQADTVVKSLMSSQSLLARLFQMFNKIEPPILLKILRCINHLSGDPNCLETLQRTDAIKHLIPIIELHDGPLIYQIHSEVLNALFNLCKINKRRQEQAAENGIIPHLMNFVMSDSPLRQYALPLLCDMAHASRNSREQLRAHGGLDVYLNLLEDDAWACTALDSIAVCLAHDNDHRKVEQALLKKEAIQKLVKFFQDCPEQYFVHILDAFLKIITKSSRINTAMATNGLTTLLIARLDHREAIARLTLLKLIKVVYEHHPRPKQLIVENDLPQKLQNLIEERRDGQRGGQQVLVKQMATSLLKALHINTVL
- the LOC133925166 gene encoding MAP3K epsilon protein kinase 1-like isoform X1 — translated: MASRQHNAQFHKSKTLDNKYVRILEPPLPRIRGEFVFGAANLGMLISLTVLVCAFVQMLGDEIGKGAYGRVYKGLDLENGDFVAIKQVSLENIPQEDLNIIMQEIDLLKNLNHKNIVKYLGSLKTKSHLHIILEYVENGSLANIIKPNKFGPFPESLVAVYIAQVLEGLVYLHEQGVIHRDIKGANILTTKEGLVKLADFGVATKLTEADINTHSVVGTPYWMAPEVIEMSGVCAASDIWSVGCTVIELLTCVPPYYDLQPMPALYRIVQDVQPPIPEGLSPEITDFLRQCFQKDAMQRPDAKTLLTHPWLQTSRKALPSSLLQPARSLRNIDGDDEGSSGDNNSGFCGLPEDTQKPIASSIEQENGRKELIPDSCAQDKADQLHDEKLKPTERSGSNNVELMKDSMVLNKDPALVFHENLALESSSGDADLDGKVMTHELLQGGLPSKIELESKESSSLEDGDVFSFQAGRQNIDFQKVAEPSVVEGPNELSRFSDKPGDASLEDLFPPIDKQGDYGAGKLIRLAMQFREEDIDGSGFSDNIAGESLFPIQSVEYNKIVAQLKPTESEEVILSACQKLLLFFSHRPEQKQNYVTQNGFLPLMELLELPRNRIICAVLQLINCIVKDNPGFLENACLVGFIPLVMNFSEPNHPKDVRVQASLFLQQLCQASNLTLQMFIACQGIPVLVGFLEPDYAKYRDMVHLAIDGIWQVFKLQHSTLRNDFCRIAAKKGILLRLVNILHSLNEATRFAPISGSGASVTQNGSTPRRRSGQLDPSILEISKARLDHHHSSGSMQSLQADADKHHILMDPSSSPRFSDRTGAGTMERHENDLVRPQRLSVSAGRTSTDRSPKHIELASNGHNSSQNDQIRPLLSLLEKEPASRHVSGQLDYVRHLSGLERHETILPLLHASTKRKTNGELDLLMTEFAEVSRQGMENGHPDSSIKASNRVQSMKYGPSAGATASNEGASTSGAASQTVSGVLSGSGVLNLRPGSTTSSGPLAQMFSSMSADVARAYLEKVSDLLLEFAQADTVVKSLMSSQSLLARLFQMFNKIEPPILLKILRCINHLSGDPNCLETLQRTDAIKHLIPIIELHDGPLIYQIHSEVLNALFNLCKINKRRQEQAAENGIIPHLMNFVMSDSPLRQYALPLLCDMAHASRNSREQLRAHGGLDVYLNLLEDDAWACTALDSIAVCLAHDNDHRKVEQALLKKEAIQKLVKFFQDCPEQYFVHILDAFLKIITKSSRINTAMATNGLTTLLIARLDHREAIARLTLLKLIKVVYEHHPRPKQLIVENDLPQKLQNLIEERRDGQRGGQQVLVKQMATSLLKALHINTVL